In the Plasmodium gaboni strain SY75 chromosome 13, whole genome shotgun sequence genome, gttttgttttatttatttatgaatatGGAATATTTGCTTAATAGgtctttaaaaaaatgttataataaattatcattttttttaggCTCATCATATAAATTCTCTAGTTTAGTTGAGAATAGCAAAAAGAATGTTAATACATTCCGATTTGaaacaaaagaaataaatgaCTATAATTACAAGGATTTATTAAGAAATGAGAAAGCTTTTTTAGTTTATGGATATGCaaattattcttataaaagtataaataattttaataaattaattgATATTGTAAAAGAAGATTTAGAAAATAGACCAGACAAAAATGTGTccatatataaattaaatgtaagcaataataatttattagTTAAACaatttcatataaaaaatattccaTTAATCCAACTTcgatataataataaattgatgcaagaaataaatggaaatgaattaaatgaaaataatattaaaaatatattaaagagatattataattattttaatacCTTAAATTCTGTAAATGATATTAATGATTTTTTAGTAAGGGAAGAAGAgttatcatataataataacgAATCATATTTTGATTCTTCcaaaagtaataataatttgaaGGATGAATCTGATCATGTTAATTATGAATTAACTTTTATTAATGATGATAAGAAAGAAATTATTActaatgaaataaaaaatcttttcaaaaataatatattagatAAATTACAATTAAATTATAACTGTTCTTcttatattgtttttaaaaaactGGAATTACTTCTAAcggaaaaaaataaaaatacaaaactaataaaagaattattaaatgatattatttttaacCATAGTACATATCTAGATATAAATCAACATTATAGTAAAATAACGGCAAAAGcttttctttatttatttgatgAACATTTAATATCTATAGAAAAATTGTTAgaattaaaagatataatattacaaaatGATAACCAAACAGATATAAAACTAGATgatattaaattaattaatttcCTTGAACCCCAAATTAACTTTGATAATAGCaaaataattcattataataaatttcAATGTATAGATGACTTCCTATCAAGACCTGAAGAAACTAATGATCATATGactttattattatcatcatcaataaaaaaaaatattttaaatacaCAATTAATTgatataaacaaaattaatgatgatataaaaataaaatatttaagtagaatatatagaatattatcaataaaatatttccATATAGGAGATATTCAAAATTGTTTATCATATGCATTACATTCATACAAATTAACAGTACCATTAAATAACATAGACAGCAATAAATCCAAAGTTCTTATTGAAAACCTTATTCTATATTATGGAGCATacaataatgatattattaattttttaagtcaattacaatttttatttacagATAAAAATTTCAAAGTTATTAAATTCCCACACACAAGAGCATTCAAAGGGGGAAGGCCAATGATGAAAAGAGGTAAATCAGGAAAGTGGCTTTGGTTAAGCCCAGATTGGAAACCTAGATggttaaaaaaaaaatccAAATTAATTTTAGAAGAAGAATGGAAATGTGTACCTGATAAAAATGTTCCATTCTGgaattaaaacaaaaatgttataatagaaaaatatcAATTTGAAGAATAaacttatttttttttttaaggaAATATTGTATAAAGTTAttgctttttttttttttttttttttaactaGCTAAATTTctgaaaaatatgaatatatatgattacTAGCCATTCAATGAAAATTAGGAAAATTGTTTTATGGCTAGTTattgaataaaaaatatgaacacacacacacacacacacatatatatatatatatatatatatatatatattacatttgatttttttttttgttaatatataatttctacatatttttaaatgtgtcttataaaaaacattaatatattactttatatttataagaattatatagttaaaatgaattattgaaataaattaatatatgaagttaataaataataatataattatcaattatgtgaatatatatatatatatatgtgcgGATGgaattcatatatatttctaaccttgatatatatttgtatgGAAAATATTACCAAGgcaaaaaaataaaaataaaataataatataattaaattaataactaaaaaaggatatatatttctttttagAACATTgtaaagaaataataatgaaaaaacaaaaaaaaaacaaaaaaaaaaaacaatttgtcataaaaaaaagaatatatttttttttttgaacgaatttttgtataacttaaaagtaatatatatatatatatatattttttttttattatgcACTTAATTTGgtttcctttttttttttttttgttgtagtattcttaatattatattcagTTCCAGCATCAGTAGAATCCTTAGTTTCAAATGTCATATTTTGTGActctttttcatttttatattctgagaaattattaaatgaagaCGTTTCTATATCATTGGTTTCACATTTatgtttaatttttgtttctGTTTTGGGCACATTTTTAAGTATTTGAAAAGCTTCTTTTGCTTTTTGCATTTGTATTtgatttaaatataattctttttttaaatcatGTAATTCATCACTCTGATGTTTTGATGATTTGTCATATAGAATTTCTTTAAATTTCATATCAGCATGaatttttctatttttagCTACTTCTTTTAAATAAGCATGTTGTCTATGTACTTCATTTTCTCttatttgtttttctaGTTCattcataaataaatcttttttatttgaagCTTCAATTACATTTTCTAAATTGCTACACATCAATCGAAGTTCATTTTGTAATTCTTTGTTTCGTTCTTCATATTGTTTGATTAAAATATCATTACGTACgatttctttttttaataaaactATTTGAGAATCTTTTTCTTGTATCATAGATTGTAAATGTGATGATTGtttttctaatattttaatttctGATGTAAATTTATCAACCTGTTGTCTATTAATTATTTGTTGTTTAGTATATTGATCTCTTAATTTGCTTAAGTCCTTTTCACATTTCTGTAGCATACTTTCCATGTAAGCTATTCTCATATCACGAGATACAATCGATTCCATATATTCTAAAGTATCTTTTCTTAATTCACTTAGAGCTTGAAAGGTATTTTCATACTTAAAATTTACATtcttattttcttcttttaaatcgataatttctttttctaaTTCAACAACTGTTGTTTTTAGTATATCCAGATCATACgaattttttatttttttataattatgttcattttttatagatTTGGTTTCCTTCAGAGCAAcatcattatcatcatccGAATTAATGTGATCATTAATATGGTTATCGGAGTTCCTTTCATCAAAattattgttgttattattaaataggttggatttatataaaaccttatacatattatttttgttatcttttttatgtgtttcctttaaattattttccACTAAATTCTTAGCATTTCCATATAggtatttaaaaatatgatgGACATCATCTAACGTTGCATTATTCTCCTTCAGTTTCAACAATAGCTCATTCTCATGATCGACTGAACTGACTTCTTTTTCAAGTTTGGTTAGTACTCTATCTCTAACATTTAGACTAGTTTttaaatttcttttttccGTTTCTACTTTTTTCAGATGTTTTAATGTTTCTTGATATTTAGTTTTTTGATCTAATAATTCTTCTTTCAATTTTTGATTATCTACATTTTGATCATCTTCTATTTTGTTAAGATTCATTTCGGTTTGTAAAGATTCTTCTAgttttttaatttcttcatctttttctttaattaatttattaattttatttgtcATATCTGTTTTATGAGAATTTACTTTTgttattctttttttaaatggTTCATTCACTAGAAATTCTTgtttcatatttttttgtttttcaCCTATAGGATATTTCGCATCTCTACTACTACTTCTACTGCTactataataataataattattattattattattatttatgtttttattttttttggttaAGGGCAGATTATTATCTAGTGTCCTATTTGATCCTATTAATACCTTGTTAGCTACATGAGGATGATCAATATTTTTCTGTACTAACAAAACATTATCATTACAATAAGGTGGATTAAATTTATCTGATAAAAGAGCttccttattattatatatacaaggagatttattaatatatctaataGAACTCTGATTGTTTGATTTCATATTCATTGgtatatcttttattttactaGGTGCATGTAAACACGGAAATGAATTAAGacaattatattttctttgAACTATGCCAGGATTATAAGGACTTATAACAGATACTCGAGGTACTATATTTGGATGATATATAACTTgatcattatatatactaggtgtatttatattacttGAACATTTTGTTATTGTTGATCTTTTGCATTCAGAATTTAATGAATCATCATATTTTTGAGTATAGCTAAAATGACTTGTTCTAGGGTTAGTAACCCTTCCTGATAATTTATTGCTGTTATAAAAACTGTCATGCATAGTGTGcatagaaaaaaaaaaaagaaaaagaaaaagaaaaaaaagtagGTATAgacaaaattaaaaatgtaattaaataaaaaaatatataaatgtatgttatatatttaaatgtaataaaaagataaaatagATAGTAGTCTAATCAGTTGACATTTCataaagaataatatatatatcaatatatatatatatatatatatatatatatatatatatttatatgtatgtatttaaagtgttaaaaaaaacaaacaaaaatgttatggatataaacataaaatatatatatatatatattattaatgtctacataatattttataatgatGTACATATCATTACcagtattttttttttttctttttcctcatctttaaaattttaaCTGCTTAATGATgttaatacaaaaaatgaat is a window encoding:
- a CDS encoding hypothetical protein (conserved Plasmodium protein, unknown function); protein product: MEYLLNRSLKKCYNKLSFFLGSSYKFSSLVENSKKNVNTFRFETKEINDYNYKDLLRNEKAFLVYGYANYSYKSINNFNKLIDIVKEDLENRPDKNVSIYKLNVSNNNLLVKQFHIKNIPLIQLRYNNKLMQEINGNELNENNIKNILKRYYNYFNTLNSVNDINDFLVREEELSYNNNESYFDSSKSNNNLKDESDHVNYELTFINDDKKEIITNEIKNLFKNNILDKLQLNYNCSSYIVFKKLELLLTEKNKNTKLIKELLNDIIFNHSTYLDINQHYSKITAKAFLYLFDEHLISIEKLLELKDIILQNDNQTDIKLDDIKLINFLEPQINFDNSKIIHYNKFQCIDDFLSRPEETNDHMTLLLSSSIKKNILNTQLIDINKINDDIKIKYLSRIYRILSIKYFHIGDIQNCLSYALHSYKLTVPLNNIDSNKSKVLIENLILYYGAYNNDIINFLSQLQFLFTDKNFKVIKFPHTRAFKGGRPMMKRGKSGKWLWLSPDWKPRWLKKKSKLILEEEWKCVPDKNVPFWN
- a CDS encoding hypothetical protein (conserved Plasmodium protein, unknown function); translated protein: MHDSFYNSNKLSGRVTNPRTSHFSYTQKYDDSLNSECKRSTITKCSSNINTPSIYNDQVIYHPNIVPRVSVISPYNPGIVQRKYNCLNSFPCLHAPSKIKDIPMNMKSNNQSSIRYINKSPCIYNNKEALLSDKFNPPYCNDNVLLVQKNIDHPHVANKVLIGSNRTLDNNLPLTKKNKNINNNNNNNYYYYSSSRSSSRDAKYPIGEKQKNMKQEFLVNEPFKKRITKVNSHKTDMTNKINKLIKEKDEEIKKLEESLQTEMNLNKIEDDQNVDNQKLKEELLDQKTKYQETLKHLKKVETEKRNLKTSLNVRDRVLTKLEKEVSSVDHENELLLKLKENNATLDDVHHIFKYLYGNAKNLVENNLKETHKKDNKNNMYKVLYKSNLFNNNNNNFDERNSDNHINDHINSDDDNDVALKETKSIKNEHNYKKIKNSYDLDILKTTVVELEKEIIDLKEENKNVNFKYENTFQALSELRKDTLEYMESIVSRDMRIAYMESMLQKCEKDLSKLRDQYTKQQIINRQQVDKFTSEIKILEKQSSHLQSMIQEKDSQIVLLKKEIVRNDILIKQYEERNKELQNELRLMCSNLENVIEASNKKDLFMNELEKQIRENEVHRQHAYLKEVAKNRKIHADMKFKEILYDKSSKHQSDELHDLKKELYLNQIQMQKAKEAFQILKNVPKTETKIKHKCETNDIETSSFNNFSEYKNEKESQNMTFETKDSTDAGTEYNIKNTTTKKKKKETKLSA